The proteins below are encoded in one region of Clostridium pasteurianum DSM 525 = ATCC 6013:
- a CDS encoding ATP-binding cassette domain-containing protein has translation MEDTINNEILDIKILNVIAKYPYADSFFNSAGIKSFDKNLTMKQLVSEFSDENLDDLGIGRDQILENFISFIDNMEKTKEDESSIVNSVTIIGGYNKLREREDLSITLNRGEIISIVGPTGSGKSRLLEDIECLAQNDTPTGRQILVNGKVPEEDKRFSIENKLIAQLSQNMNFIMDVTTSEFITRHAESRRVKNIDEIVKSIIKCANDLAGEKFSADVPVTQLSGGQSRALMIADTALLSKSPIVLIDEIENAGVDRKKAIEFLVKREKIVLMSTHDPILALMGNKRIVIKNGGINKIINTSKVEKNNLEMLSKFDYKMLQMRNLLRNGKQIDFNIKDYFKVD, from the coding sequence ATGGAAGATACCATAAATAATGAAATATTAGATATAAAAATATTAAATGTGATTGCTAAATATCCTTATGCGGATAGTTTTTTTAATTCTGCAGGTATTAAAAGTTTTGATAAGAATCTTACCATGAAACAATTGGTTAGTGAATTTTCAGATGAAAATTTAGATGATCTCGGTATTGGAAGAGATCAGATATTAGAAAATTTTATTTCTTTTATTGACAATATGGAAAAAACCAAGGAAGATGAAAGCAGTATTGTGAATTCTGTAACTATAATTGGAGGATACAACAAGCTTAGAGAAAGAGAAGATTTGAGCATAACTTTGAATAGGGGAGAAATAATATCAATAGTTGGACCTACAGGCTCTGGTAAAAGCAGGTTATTAGAAGATATTGAATGTTTAGCACAAAACGATACTCCTACAGGCAGGCAAATACTTGTTAATGGTAAGGTTCCAGAGGAAGATAAACGTTTTTCTATAGAGAATAAGCTTATTGCACAATTATCTCAAAATATGAATTTTATAATGGACGTAACAACTTCGGAATTTATTACTAGGCATGCAGAAAGTCGTAGAGTTAAGAATATAGATGAAATAGTGAAGTCTATAATTAAATGTGCAAATGATTTGGCGGGAGAAAAGTTTTCGGCAGATGTACCAGTTACACAGCTTAGTGGAGGGCAATCTAGAGCACTTATGATAGCTGATACAGCACTGCTTAGTAAATCACCTATAGTGCTTATAGACGAAATAGAAAATGCTGGAGTAGATAGAAAAAAGGCTATAGAGTTTTTGGTGAAGAGAGAAAAAATAGTTTTAATGTCCACACATGATCCTATTTTAGCATTGATGGGAAATAAGAGAATTGTAATAAAAAACGGAGGTATTAATAAAATAATAAATACCAGTAAAGTTGAAAAAAATAATCTTGAGATG
- a CDS encoding GTP-binding protein, which produces MKLITVSGPPSSGKTSVILKTIEVLRSEGTKIGVIKFDCLSSFDNVLYEKLNVPVKVGLSGSLCPDHFFVSNIEECVQWGVKEGLDILITESAGLCNRCSPHIKEIPAVCVIDNLSGINTPKKIGPMLKFADIVVVTKGDIVSQAEREVFAFEIKQANPNAKIVFVNGITGQGAYELGKKLKDNSTINEITNKRLRFPMPAAVCSYCLGQTKIGKEYQNGNIKKMTF; this is translated from the coding sequence ATGAAGTTAATTACAGTATCAGGGCCTCCATCCTCTGGTAAAACTTCAGTAATTTTAAAGACAATTGAAGTTTTGAGATCAGAAGGGACTAAGATTGGTGTTATTAAATTTGATTGCTTATCATCTTTTGATAATGTTTTATATGAAAAATTAAATGTGCCTGTAAAGGTTGGACTATCAGGAAGTCTTTGTCCTGATCATTTTTTTGTAAGTAATATTGAAGAATGTGTACAATGGGGAGTAAAAGAGGGATTAGATATACTTATAACTGAAAGTGCAGGACTTTGTAATAGATGTTCACCTCATATAAAAGAAATTCCAGCAGTATGTGTTATCGATAATCTATCTGGTATAAATACACCTAAAAAAATAGGACCAATGCTTAAATTTGCAGATATAGTTGTAGTTACTAAAGGAGATATAGTTTCTCAAGCAGAAAGAGAAGTGTTTGCATTTGAAATAAAACAAGCAAATCCAAATGCTAAAATTGTATTTGTAAATGGTATAACAGGTCAAGGCGCTTATGAATTAGGCAAAAAATTAAAAGATAATAGTACTATAAATGAGATTACTAATAAAAGATTAAGATTTCCAATGCCTGCAGCGGTTTGTTCCTACTGCCTTGGACAGACAAAAATAGGAAAAGAGTATCAAAATGGCAATATTAAAAAAATGACCTTTTAA
- a CDS encoding ABC transporter substrate-binding protein, producing MDLDLMEDSILLDDDCNLNDLNFLGIIACSVRQTFKEELEKAVIEHRDKKNIKLKGYVPSGCSCKADLSSIWDAKNIDDFPDVAAANGFKDEFRNGFMNDLVDKGHFKYFRDEKNINKEFLEAGCIDPKGVYNMYGVSPSVILVDKKKLGDLPMPKNWGDLLDPVYKDNIIVGGTSEELSDSAVLYIYKEYGENGVKKLVKNTKSLWHPSKMSKTAGTMNQEGAAIYVMSWFFAKTCPNAEKVAIVWPEDGALINPMCMIAKESKVSEMDTLINFVMGEDLGSKLADSYFPSLNSKVDNKLPENAKFKWLGWDYIRENDMEEVRNTTNTMFIKEWHNK from the coding sequence ATGGATTTAGATTTAATGGAGGATAGTATTTTATTGGATGATGATTGTAATTTAAATGACTTAAATTTTTTGGGGATAATAGCGTGTAGTGTAAGACAGACTTTTAAAGAAGAACTTGAGAAGGCCGTAATAGAACATAGGGATAAAAAAAACATAAAATTAAAAGGTTATGTTCCTTCAGGCTGTAGTTGTAAAGCAGACCTTAGCAGCATATGGGATGCAAAAAATATAGATGATTTTCCAGATGTTGCTGCTGCCAATGGATTTAAAGATGAATTTAGAAATGGATTTATGAATGACTTGGTAGACAAAGGACATTTTAAGTATTTTAGAGATGAAAAAAACATAAATAAGGAGTTTTTAGAAGCAGGATGTATTGATCCTAAGGGTGTATATAATATGTATGGAGTGTCCCCAAGTGTAATACTTGTAGATAAGAAAAAATTAGGGGATCTTCCCATGCCTAAGAATTGGGGTGACTTATTAGATCCTGTTTATAAGGATAATATAATAGTGGGGGGAACATCAGAGGAACTAAGTGATTCAGCAGTATTATATATCTATAAAGAATATGGAGAAAATGGAGTAAAGAAATTGGTTAAAAATACCAAGAGCCTTTGGCATCCATCTAAGATGTCAAAGACTGCAGGTACAATGAATCAAGAGGGAGCAGCAATATATGTTATGTCTTGGTTTTTTGCAAAAACTTGTCCTAATGCAGAAAAGGTAGCTATAGTATGGCCTGAAGATGGAGCACTTATTAACCCTATGTGCATGATTGCAAAGGAATCAAAAGTTTCAGAAATGGATACCCTTATAAATTTTGTCATGGGCGAAGACTTGGGAAGTAAACTTGCAGATAGTTATTTTCCATCATTAAATTCAAAAGTTGATAATAAATTGCCAGAAAATGCAAAATTTAAATGGCTGGGATGGGATTATATAAGAGAAAATGACATGGAAGAAGTAAGGAATACAACAAATACCATGTTTATAAAAGAATGGCACAATAAGTAA
- the modD gene encoding ModD protein: MIIIYITDDTIDKFIKEDIPYIDLTTLILDIGKKKGKIEFISRENATISGTEEIVRIFKKLNIKIIEYMPSGTNVLAGEVVLGGEGYAQDLHMAWKLSSNILEYCSGIATRTRTLVDRAKKINPKIELFTTRKVFPGTKELSIKSAIAGGAYPHRLGLSETILIFEKHMNFMNGVDGLISQFENIKSKACEKKIIVEVESLEDAIKFSKAGVDGIQFDKIPPKDLKSMVEEVRNIDYKITLIGTGGINSNNVEEYAKTGVDAISTTWVYFGKPVDFGTNIVRIK; the protein is encoded by the coding sequence ATGATAATAATATATATTACAGATGATACTATAGATAAATTTATCAAGGAAGACATACCTTATATTGATTTAACTACTTTAATATTAGATATAGGAAAAAAAAAAGGAAAGATAGAGTTCATTTCAAGAGAAAATGCAACAATTAGTGGGACGGAAGAGATTGTTAGAATATTTAAAAAATTAAATATAAAAATTATAGAATATATGCCAAGCGGGACCAATGTTTTAGCAGGTGAGGTTGTATTAGGGGGTGAAGGTTACGCCCAGGATTTGCATATGGCATGGAAGTTATCTTCAAACATACTTGAATATTGTTCAGGTATAGCAACTAGGACTAGAACTTTAGTTGATAGAGCAAAAAAAATTAATCCTAAAATAGAACTCTTTACTACTAGAAAAGTGTTTCCTGGTACTAAAGAATTATCAATAAAATCAGCTATAGCTGGAGGGGCATATCCTCATAGGCTTGGATTATCTGAAACTATATTAATTTTTGAGAAGCACATGAATTTTATGAATGGAGTAGATGGATTAATTTCACAGTTTGAAAATATAAAATCAAAAGCTTGTGAAAAAAAGATTATTGTTGAAGTTGAGTCTTTAGAGGATGCTATAAAATTTAGTAAAGCAGGGGTGGATGGCATTCAGTTTGATAAAATTCCTCCAAAAGACTTAAAAAGTATGGTAGAGGAAGTAAGAAATATTGACTACAAAATTACCCTTATAGGCACAGGAGGAATTAATTCTAATAATGTTGAAGAATATGCAAAAACAGGAGTAGATGCAATTTCAACTACTTGGGTCTATTTTGGAAAACCAGTTGACTTTGGAACTAATATAGTGAGAATTAAATAG
- a CDS encoding type IA DNA topoisomerase encodes MSKILLAEKPSVARNIAEALECKNKKNGYIEGKDYIVTWAFGHLLTLYDCKDYDSKLALWSFDNFPYIPKEFKYKIKNDSKNRNSVDVGAKKQLNVIGDLINKNEVTEIIVATDYDREGELIAFLIINYLKINKPVYRILINEWTPKEIKKGLNNLKKASEMKSLQDAGLSRQLADWVIGINFTSIATMKYTRGKGNLLNIGRVLMPTLKMIYDREMQIKNFKVEEFFELIGNFKNEKGMYKGKFFYGKKDKFPNKKDVQRLKDEIQGKDGIIIEKIVQVKKENSPSLFNLSNLQGYITSKYKGYTADKVLKIAQSLYEKKYITYPRTESTALEESIKDKAKHVLDILKVPFDFKDEIIFSESKKVFNNEKVESHSAIMPTYLIPKNLTGDEKTVYDAIKNRFLSQFMEAAKYENTEIVTSVKGENYDRLFSTKGKILKVKGWLKLYKEEKKDELLPPVEKKDKVIMESIKIITKKTKPPAHHTEKTLLKAMETCGKNNGNDNEAEEETQILYGYSIGTAATRAETINKLKYAGYIEQKGKSLLITEKGLKLIEIFPVKELLDTDYTGRLEKKLYDIEKGAFDKEKFLKEIYGFTINGVNTIKRRKADIICDTRKEKPS; translated from the coding sequence ATGAGTAAAATATTATTAGCAGAAAAGCCTTCTGTAGCTAGAAATATTGCGGAAGCACTGGAGTGTAAAAACAAAAAAAATGGATATATTGAAGGAAAAGATTATATAGTGACATGGGCCTTTGGTCATTTACTAACATTGTATGATTGTAAGGATTATGATTCCAAATTAGCTCTATGGAGTTTTGATAATTTTCCCTATATACCCAAAGAATTTAAATATAAAATAAAAAATGATAGTAAAAATAGAAATAGTGTTGATGTGGGAGCAAAAAAACAACTTAATGTAATAGGTGATCTTATAAATAAAAATGAAGTTACAGAAATTATAGTGGCTACAGATTATGACAGGGAAGGGGAACTGATAGCTTTTCTTATAATAAATTATTTAAAAATTAATAAGCCTGTATATAGAATATTAATTAATGAATGGACACCGAAGGAAATAAAAAAAGGATTAAATAATCTTAAGAAAGCTTCAGAAATGAAGTCTTTACAGGATGCAGGATTAAGCAGACAGTTGGCAGATTGGGTTATAGGAATTAATTTTACTTCAATAGCCACTATGAAATATACGCGTGGTAAAGGTAATCTTTTGAATATAGGAAGAGTGTTAATGCCAACATTAAAAATGATATACGATAGGGAAATGCAAATAAAAAATTTTAAAGTTGAAGAATTTTTTGAGTTGATTGGAAATTTTAAAAATGAAAAAGGTATGTATAAGGGGAAGTTTTTTTATGGCAAAAAAGATAAATTTCCTAATAAAAAGGATGTCCAAAGATTAAAGGATGAAATACAGGGCAAAGATGGAATTATAATAGAGAAAATAGTACAGGTAAAAAAAGAAAATTCACCTAGCTTATTTAATCTGAGTAATTTACAGGGATACATAACAAGTAAATATAAAGGATATACTGCGGATAAGGTTTTAAAAATAGCTCAGAGTCTATATGAAAAGAAATATATAACTTATCCGAGAACAGAGAGTACTGCTCTTGAAGAAAGTATAAAGGATAAAGCGAAGCATGTATTGGATATTTTAAAAGTCCCATTTGACTTTAAGGATGAGATAATTTTCAGTGAATCAAAAAAAGTTTTTAATAATGAAAAAGTAGAGAGTCATAGTGCAATAATGCCTACCTATCTGATTCCTAAAAATTTAACTGGCGATGAAAAGACAGTATATGATGCAATTAAAAATAGATTTTTGTCTCAATTTATGGAGGCAGCAAAATATGAAAATACGGAAATAGTAACCAGTGTAAAAGGTGAAAATTATGATAGATTGTTTTCCACTAAAGGTAAAATTCTAAAAGTTAAAGGGTGGTTAAAATTATACAAAGAGGAAAAAAAGGATGAACTTCTTCCACCAGTAGAAAAGAAAGATAAAGTTATTATGGAATCTATTAAAATTATAACTAAAAAAACTAAACCTCCAGCTCATCATACTGAAAAAACACTATTAAAGGCTATGGAGACTTGTGGAAAAAATAATGGAAATGATAACGAAGCTGAAGAAGAAACACAAATTTTATATGGTTATTCTATAGGTACAGCAGCTACTAGAGCGGAAACAATAAATAAATTAAAGTATGCAGGCTATATAGAGCAAAAAGGTAAATCTCTTTTGATTACAGAAAAGGGATTAAAACTTATTGAAATATTTCCTGTAAAGGAACTTTTGGATACCGATTATACTGGCAGATTAGAAAAAAAATTATATGATATTGAGAAGGGAGCTTTTGATAAAGAAAAGTTTTTAAAAGAAATATATGGATTTACTATAAATGGAGTAAACACAATTAAGAGACGTAAAGCGGATATAATTTGTGATACTAGAAAAGAAAAACCGTCATAA
- a CDS encoding acetyl-CoA carboxylase carboxyltransferase subunit alpha — protein MDNENKRNLSAWEKLTIARKVERPTSLDYIENIFDDFIELHGDRVFGDDPAIVGGIAKFNGISVTVIGEQKGRDTKENIERNFGMPNPEGYRKALRLMKQAEKFKRPVICFVDTSGAYCGVGAEERGQGEAIAKNLIEMSQLKTPVISVVIGEGGSGGALALAVADQVWMLENSIYSVLSPEGFASILWKDSRRSKEAAEVMKITAQDLKNYEIIERIIEEPEGGADANAKFVFDSVKNALIEELPKLMDKDKGLLLQERYNRFRKIGNFKE, from the coding sequence TTGGATAATGAAAATAAAAGAAATTTATCAGCTTGGGAAAAGCTAACTATTGCTAGAAAAGTGGAGAGACCTACATCGCTTGATTATATAGAAAATATATTTGACGATTTTATAGAATTGCATGGAGATAGAGTGTTTGGAGATGACCCTGCTATTGTAGGAGGTATAGCTAAGTTTAATGGTATATCTGTTACTGTAATAGGAGAACAAAAGGGAAGAGATACTAAAGAAAATATAGAGAGAAATTTTGGAATGCCAAATCCGGAAGGATACAGAAAAGCTCTCAGACTTATGAAGCAGGCTGAAAAATTTAAAAGACCTGTTATTTGTTTTGTAGATACTTCAGGGGCTTATTGTGGAGTTGGAGCTGAAGAGAGAGGACAAGGTGAGGCAATTGCAAAAAATCTTATTGAAATGTCTCAACTGAAAACCCCTGTAATATCTGTAGTTATCGGAGAAGGTGGAAGCGGAGGAGCATTGGCTTTAGCTGTAGCGGATCAAGTTTGGATGCTTGAAAATTCTATCTATTCAGTACTTTCACCGGAGGGATTTGCATCTATACTATGGAAGGATTCCAGAAGGTCCAAGGAAGCTGCGGAAGTTATGAAAATAACTGCACAGGACTTAAAGAATTATGAAATCATTGAAAGAATTATAGAGGAGCCGGAAGGTGGAGCAGATGCTAATGCAAAGTTTGTGTTTGACAGTGTAAAAAATGCGCTTATTGAAGAGCTTCCAAAGCTTATGGATAAAGATAAAGGTTTACTTTTACAAGAAAGATATAATAGGTTTAGAAAAATAGGTAATTTTAAAGAATAA
- the accD gene encoding acetyl-CoA carboxylase, carboxyltransferase subunit beta, translating into MGLFRKRKYITVSNTEIKDENEDIVEEELPIIPDGMWVKCPKCGSILYKDDLNENLKVCGTCNGHLRLNARERIKVIIDENTFIEFDSDMKPLNPLNFPDYEEKTKKEAEKTELNDAVITGMGNINGKSTVIAVMDSNFMMASMGSVVGEKITRAIEAATSKFLPIIIFTASGGARMQEGIISLMQMAKTSSALGRHAEAGLLYITVLTDPTTGGVTASFAMLGDIIISEPGALIGFAGRRVIEQTINQKLPSEFQRAEFLLKHGFIDSIVERKNLKDILEKLLPDN; encoded by the coding sequence ATGGGGTTATTTAGAAAAAGAAAATATATTACTGTTAGCAATACTGAGATAAAAGATGAAAATGAAGATATAGTCGAAGAAGAATTACCCATAATACCAGATGGTATGTGGGTGAAGTGCCCAAAATGTGGAAGTATATTATATAAAGATGATTTAAATGAAAATTTAAAGGTTTGCGGAACTTGTAATGGGCATCTTAGATTAAATGCCAGAGAGAGAATAAAAGTTATAATAGATGAGAATACTTTTATTGAATTTGATTCAGATATGAAGCCATTAAATCCCTTGAATTTTCCCGATTATGAGGAAAAGACCAAAAAAGAAGCGGAGAAGACAGAACTTAATGATGCTGTTATTACAGGTATGGGTAATATAAATGGCAAAAGTACAGTTATTGCTGTTATGGATAGTAATTTTATGATGGCAAGTATGGGTTCCGTAGTAGGAGAGAAGATTACTAGAGCAATAGAAGCAGCTACAAGTAAATTTTTGCCAATAATAATATTTACTGCTTCTGGAGGGGCTAGAATGCAGGAAGGAATAATCTCTTTAATGCAAATGGCAAAGACTAGCAGTGCCTTGGGAAGGCATGCAGAGGCAGGACTTTTGTATATTACAGTTCTTACAGATCCTACTACAGGAGGGGTTACTGCAAGTTTTGCTATGCTGGGAGATATAATAATTTCAGAACCCGGAGCACTTATAGGATTTGCAGGCAGAAGAGTTATAGAACAAACTATAAATCAGAAGTTACCAAGTGAATTCCAAAGAGCAGAATTTTTACTTAAGCATGGATTTATTGATAGCATTGTTGAAAGAAAGAATTTAAAGGATATTCTTGAAAAACTTTTACCAGATAATTAA
- a CDS encoding acetyl-CoA carboxylase biotin carboxylase subunit — translation MLKKILIANRGEIAVRVIRACQEMGIATVAVYSEIDREAMHTQIADEAVCIGPAKSKDSYLNMQNIISATVLTGAQAIHPGFGFLSENSKFAKMCEECNIKFIGPDPETIDNMGNKSKAREIMIKAGVPVIPGTEGAVKDLEDALFQAKKIGFPVMIKASAGGGGRGIRIVKEESEFKKAFETARSEAEVAFGDDTMYIEKFVEEPKHIEFQILGDDFGNIVYLGERDCSIQRRNQKVLEEAPSPIMTEELRKKMGEAAVKAAKAVNYKNAGTIEFLLDKHGNYYFMEMNTRIQVEHPITEMVTGIDLLKEQINIASGEELTFKQEDIKVTGHAIECRINAENPDRGFMPSPGEIKYLYTPGGLGVRLDSAAYQGYVIPPTYDSMIGKLIVYGRDRKEAISRMRRALGEFIIEGVDTNIDFQYRIINNKAFIEGKYNTGFISKEFNL, via the coding sequence ATGCTTAAAAAAATATTAATTGCTAATCGTGGCGAAATTGCAGTTAGAGTAATAAGAGCTTGTCAAGAAATGGGAATAGCTACAGTTGCAGTTTATTCAGAAATCGATAGAGAAGCTATGCATACTCAAATAGCAGATGAAGCAGTGTGTATTGGTCCTGCAAAGTCAAAAGATAGTTATTTAAATATGCAAAATATAATAAGTGCTACGGTACTTACTGGGGCACAGGCTATCCATCCTGGATTTGGATTTTTATCTGAAAACAGTAAATTTGCAAAGATGTGTGAGGAATGTAATATTAAATTTATAGGTCCTGATCCTGAAACTATTGATAATATGGGAAACAAATCAAAGGCAAGAGAAATTATGATTAAAGCAGGAGTGCCAGTTATACCTGGTACAGAAGGAGCTGTAAAAGATTTAGAGGACGCTCTTTTTCAAGCCAAGAAAATAGGATTCCCTGTAATGATAAAAGCTTCTGCAGGTGGTGGCGGAAGAGGTATAAGAATAGTTAAAGAGGAAAGTGAGTTCAAGAAGGCATTTGAAACTGCCAGATCAGAGGCAGAAGTGGCTTTTGGCGACGATACTATGTATATCGAGAAATTTGTAGAAGAGCCAAAGCATATTGAGTTTCAAATATTAGGTGATGATTTTGGAAATATAGTGTATCTCGGTGAAAGAGATTGCTCTATCCAGAGAAGAAATCAAAAAGTTTTAGAGGAAGCACCATCACCTATTATGACAGAAGAGCTAAGAAAGAAAATGGGAGAAGCAGCAGTCAAAGCAGCAAAAGCCGTTAATTATAAAAATGCAGGCACAATAGAATTCCTTTTAGATAAACATGGTAATTATTATTTTATGGAAATGAATACTCGTATTCAAGTAGAGCATCCTATTACTGAAATGGTTACAGGAATAGATTTATTAAAAGAGCAGATTAATATTGCATCAGGAGAAGAATTAACCTTTAAACAGGAGGATATTAAAGTTACTGGTCATGCTATAGAATGTCGTATTAATGCAGAAAATCCTGATAGAGGGTTTATGCCTTCACCAGGAGAGATAAAATATTTATATACTCCAGGTGGACTGGGAGTGAGACTTGATAGTGCAGCATATCAAGGATATGTGATTCCACCTACATATGATTCAATGATAGGCAAACTTATAGTATATGGTCGCGATAGAAAAGAAGCAATAAGCAGGATGAGAAGGGCACTTGGAGAATTTATAATAGAAGGTGTAGATACAAATATAGATTTTCAGTATAGGATAATAAACAATAAGGCATTTATAGAAGGAAAATATAACACAGGTTTTATAAGTAAAGAATTCAATTTATAA
- the fabZ gene encoding 3-hydroxyacyl-ACP dehydratase FabZ, with product MSLDIKQIMEIIPHRYPMLLVDRVEEVEPGKRAVGYKNVTINEHFFQGHYPGNPVMPGVLIIEALAQLGGTAMLSMEEYKGKTPLFAGIKSAKFRKPVIPGDVLKLEVEIVKIKGPAIVGKGIATVDGKKAAEGELMFMVV from the coding sequence ATGAGTTTAGATATAAAACAAATAATGGAGATAATACCACATAGATATCCAATGCTTTTAGTTGATAGAGTTGAAGAAGTTGAACCTGGAAAGAGAGCAGTGGGTTATAAAAATGTTACTATTAATGAACATTTTTTTCAGGGTCACTATCCAGGTAATCCTGTGATGCCAGGTGTATTAATAATAGAAGCATTAGCTCAATTAGGTGGAACAGCCATGTTAAGTATGGAGGAGTATAAAGGAAAGACACCTTTATTTGCAGGTATAAAATCCGCTAAATTTAGAAAACCTGTTATACCAGGAGATGTTTTGAAACTTGAAGTAGAAATTGTTAAAATAAAAGGACCAGCAATAGTAGGTAAAGGTATAGCTACGGTAGATGGAAAAAAAGCAGCTGAGGGTGAGCTAATGTTTATGGTGGTATAA
- the accB gene encoding acetyl-CoA carboxylase biotin carboxyl carrier protein, whose protein sequence is MDYKSIQQLIKTAGEEGLTFLEIETEGIRITMKKGSQTDVAENSVSVTSNLESLEEKKEEQVEIKENAANENKEAVNNITASTDEKDLKTVNSPIVGTFYASGDPKEPAFVEIGSKVKKGDTLCIIEAMKLMNEIQSEFDGEVVDILVENEQMVEYGQSLFKIKVK, encoded by the coding sequence GTGGATTATAAATCAATACAACAGCTTATCAAAACAGCTGGTGAAGAAGGACTTACTTTTCTTGAAATTGAAACTGAAGGAATCCGTATAACTATGAAAAAAGGGTCACAAACTGATGTAGCTGAAAATTCAGTTAGTGTTACTAGTAATTTAGAAAGCTTAGAAGAAAAAAAAGAAGAACAGGTTGAAATAAAAGAAAATGCTGCAAATGAAAATAAAGAAGCAGTGAATAATATAACTGCATCAACAGATGAAAAAGATTTAAAAACTGTAAATTCCCCTATAGTTGGAACTTTCTATGCTTCAGGGGATCCAAAAGAACCTGCTTTTGTAGAGATTGGAAGCAAAGTTAAAAAGGGAGATACTCTTTGTATTATAGAAGCCATGAAGCTTATGAATGAAATACAGTCAGAATTTGATGGTGAAGTAGTGGATATATTAGTAGAAAATGAGCAAATGGTTGAGTATGGACAGAGTTTATTTAAAATAAAAGTAAAATAG